One Natronobacterium texcoconense DNA window includes the following coding sequences:
- a CDS encoding metal ABC transporter permease — translation MVVASLFILGWLPVVRPATWTAFSLGIPGIDALEAELPIPRDWGLAFAGFPALFDAFWGATCGTFDTWLVCSGFLQRGFTAGILIGITAPIVGSYLVNRQMALIGEALAHTAFGGVAIGLFVGSAVPRLDYPLLFALVAAAIAALGMQYVAVKTDGYADIPIAIMLTGGFALGVAVISYGVVFSATVESYLFGDILFVPFENVQLMVGLTLLVLSTVAITHKQLLLITFDREAARLARINVWFYDTLLIVLTALVVVAAMQVLGAILVAGMLVIPVAAAMQVTDSFNGGLVASIVLGQVAVFGGIFLSYYLNVATGATIILVAIGTYVVAVVTTS, via the coding sequence ATGGTCGTCGCCAGTCTGTTCATCCTCGGTTGGCTGCCGGTGGTCCGGCCGGCGACGTGGACGGCGTTCTCCCTCGGGATTCCCGGGATCGACGCACTCGAGGCCGAACTGCCGATCCCGCGCGACTGGGGGCTCGCGTTCGCCGGTTTTCCGGCGCTGTTCGACGCGTTCTGGGGAGCCACCTGTGGAACGTTCGATACGTGGCTCGTCTGTAGCGGATTCCTCCAGCGAGGGTTCACAGCGGGTATCCTGATCGGGATCACCGCGCCGATCGTCGGCAGCTACCTCGTCAACCGCCAGATGGCGTTGATCGGCGAGGCGCTCGCTCACACGGCCTTCGGAGGCGTCGCGATCGGGTTGTTCGTCGGATCAGCCGTCCCGCGCCTGGACTACCCGTTGCTGTTCGCGCTCGTTGCTGCAGCGATCGCCGCGCTCGGAATGCAGTACGTCGCCGTCAAAACCGACGGATACGCGGACATTCCGATCGCGATCATGCTCACTGGCGGGTTCGCACTCGGCGTCGCCGTCATCTCGTACGGCGTCGTCTTCAGTGCGACCGTCGAGAGCTACCTGTTCGGTGATATCCTGTTCGTCCCGTTCGAGAACGTCCAGCTGATGGTCGGACTCACCCTGCTCGTGCTCTCGACGGTCGCCATCACGCACAAGCAACTGCTGTTGATCACGTTCGACCGCGAAGCCGCACGACTCGCCCGGATCAACGTGTGGTTCTACGATACGCTGTTGATCGTCCTCACGGCACTGGTCGTGGTCGCGGCGATGCAGGTCCTCGGCGCGATTCTCGTCGCCGGCATGCTCGTGATCCCCGTCGCAGCCGCGATGCAAGTGACCGATAGCTTCAACGGAGGGCTCGTCGCGTCGATCGTGCTCGGGCAGGTAGCAGTGTTCGGCGGCATCTTCCTCTCGTACTACCTGAACGTGGCGACCGGGGCGACGATCATCCTGGTCGCAATCGGGACGTACGTCGTCGCCGTCGTGACGACCTCGTAA
- a CDS encoding metal ABC transporter ATP-binding protein, translating to MTHAISVDDVSFAYDDQPVLRDVTLSIDEGEFLGLIGPNGSGKTTLLKIMLGLRSPDTGRAELFGTPAKEFSDGTRLGYVSQHATDAEEMMPVTVREVVRMGRFPHAGIGRLSDDDRTKVDEALETVEITDLADRRLNHLSGGQRQRTYIARALASEADLLALDEPTVGVDADSVEAFYELLEALNARGITIVLIEHDIATVADHASTMACLDCELYEHCETREFLESDALERAFSSARLVGSTELAAGD from the coding sequence ATGACGCACGCGATATCAGTCGACGACGTCAGTTTCGCCTACGACGACCAACCGGTTCTCCGGGACGTCACGCTCTCGATCGACGAGGGGGAGTTCCTCGGTCTCATCGGTCCGAACGGCTCCGGGAAGACGACGCTGCTGAAGATCATGCTGGGGTTGCGCTCGCCCGATACCGGACGGGCCGAACTGTTCGGCACGCCGGCCAAGGAGTTTTCGGATGGAACACGACTCGGGTACGTCTCCCAACACGCGACGGACGCAGAAGAGATGATGCCCGTTACGGTTCGCGAAGTGGTTCGAATGGGTCGATTCCCACACGCGGGGATCGGACGGCTCTCGGACGACGACAGGACGAAAGTCGACGAGGCTCTCGAGACAGTCGAGATCACAGACCTCGCCGACAGGCGGCTGAATCACCTGTCGGGTGGACAGCGACAGCGAACGTACATCGCCCGGGCGCTCGCCTCCGAAGCCGACCTGCTGGCGCTCGACGAGCCAACCGTCGGCGTCGACGCCGATTCCGTCGAAGCGTTCTACGAGCTTCTGGAAGCCCTCAACGCCCGTGGGATCACCATCGTCCTGATCGAACACGACATCGCCACGGTCGCAGACCACGCGAGCACGATGGCGTGTCTCGACTGCGAACTGTACGAACACTGTGAAACGCGTGAGTTTCTCGAGAGCGATGCACTGGAGCGAGCGTTCAGTTCGGCTCGACTGGTCGGCTCGACGGAACTCGCAGCGGGTGATTGA
- a CDS encoding metal ABC transporter substrate-binding protein encodes MTVDSNESNSRIVSRRTFVAVTGATLGAGLAGCLGDDPQNGDQGDESADFTVFASMPAVWDFIRQTAGDQMEAIDLVPVGEHGHDWDPRTDVVEQMDDADGFVYLRDFAAWQDDAADQLERRDDVVVIEASEGIEFFDSPAEDDDEHWWMDPVECQTGVENIADGLAEIDPDNADTYEANTEAFNDELQDLHEEFEEIVERATLESLVVATHDSFQWWNRRYGVDIYSPVGTSPDDAASPGDVEEIENLIEAEGIEYVLYDVGEPGRLAESLATEVDAEILPLSPVETQLDGTPEVDTGLEMEPDWGYVDHFQEINFPTLEQALQTE; translated from the coding sequence ATGACAGTCGATTCGAACGAATCCAACTCTCGTATCGTCTCGCGTAGAACGTTCGTCGCCGTAACTGGAGCAACGCTCGGGGCCGGTCTTGCGGGCTGTCTCGGTGACGATCCGCAAAACGGTGACCAGGGGGACGAGTCCGCCGACTTCACTGTCTTCGCCTCGATGCCCGCCGTCTGGGACTTCATTCGGCAGACGGCCGGCGACCAGATGGAAGCGATCGATCTCGTTCCGGTCGGCGAACACGGTCACGACTGGGATCCCAGGACCGACGTCGTCGAACAGATGGACGACGCAGACGGGTTCGTCTATCTGCGGGATTTCGCAGCCTGGCAGGACGACGCCGCCGACCAACTCGAGCGACGCGACGACGTCGTCGTAATCGAAGCCTCCGAAGGCATCGAGTTCTTCGACAGTCCGGCAGAAGACGACGACGAACACTGGTGGATGGATCCGGTCGAGTGTCAAACCGGAGTCGAGAACATCGCCGACGGACTCGCCGAGATCGATCCCGACAACGCCGACACGTACGAGGCAAACACCGAGGCGTTCAACGACGAACTGCAGGACCTTCACGAGGAGTTCGAGGAAATCGTCGAGCGAGCGACCCTCGAGTCGCTCGTCGTTGCGACACACGACTCGTTCCAGTGGTGGAACCGACGGTACGGCGTCGACATCTACTCACCGGTCGGCACCTCGCCCGACGACGCGGCCTCTCCCGGCGACGTCGAGGAAATCGAGAACCTGATCGAAGCGGAAGGGATCGAATACGTCCTCTACGACGTCGGCGAACCTGGACGGCTGGCGGAGTCGCTCGCAACCGAAGTCGACGCGGAAATCCTGCCGCTGTCCCCGGTCGAAACGCAACTCGACGGAACTCCCGAAGTCGATACCGGCCTCGAGATGGAGCCCGACTGGGGGTACGTCGATCACTTCCAGGAGATCAACTTCCCGACGCTCGAGCAGGCGTTACAGACCGAATAA
- a CDS encoding metal-dependent transcriptional regulator, giving the protein MDLSPVAEDYLKAIYHLENDHGEPVRTAEISDAVGVTSPTVSSMVDTLDERDLVEYTPYEGVELTDQGERVVLRLVRNHRLLETFLAEHLDVPWADVHDEADRLEHHVSDEFVARLAEFLGHPTTDPHGDPIPDSEFRLPEESPYDPLTTYDPGERLVVEQVPHRDPDIREYLSDHGIGPGTRLVVEEVSAVDLVTVVPTAGENPVPLPTRVARRIGVRPTT; this is encoded by the coding sequence ATGGATCTCAGTCCGGTCGCAGAGGACTATCTCAAAGCGATTTACCACCTCGAGAACGATCACGGAGAGCCGGTCCGTACCGCCGAAATCAGCGACGCCGTCGGCGTGACCTCGCCGACCGTCTCGAGCATGGTCGATACGTTAGACGAGCGCGACCTCGTGGAGTATACGCCCTACGAGGGCGTCGAATTGACCGACCAGGGCGAACGGGTCGTCCTCCGACTGGTGCGGAACCACCGACTGCTGGAGACGTTCCTCGCCGAGCACCTCGACGTTCCGTGGGCGGACGTCCACGACGAGGCCGACCGACTCGAGCACCACGTCAGCGACGAGTTCGTCGCCAGACTCGCGGAGTTTCTGGGCCATCCGACGACGGACCCGCACGGCGATCCGATCCCGGACTCCGAGTTTCGACTCCCGGAAGAAAGCCCGTACGACCCATTGACGACGTACGATCCCGGTGAGAGGCTCGTCGTCGAACAGGTTCCCCATCGGGACCCGGACATCCGGGAGTACCTGTCCGACCACGGAATCGGGCCCGGTACTCGACTCGTCGTCGAGGAGGTTTCGGCGGTCGACCTCGTTACAGTCGTTCCGACCGCGGGAGAGAATCCCGTTCCCCTCCCGACACGTGTCGCTCGACGGATCGGCGTTCGTCCGACAACATAG
- the dph5 gene encoding diphthine synthase: MLTFIGLGLYDERSITVEGQEALRNADRAYAEFYTSKLIGTTIEDLEAHHDLEIEVRDRAGVEQEPDDMLEAAEEEDVAFLTAGDTMISTTHVDLRLRAHERGIETHVIHGVTAQTATSSLTGLQNYRFGKATTLPFPYAHGADGLPASVTETIDANRADGLHTVVYLDIKVGHERTEEDEYMTADVGAELLAEEYPDLVGVVVARAGSPDPQVEAGTMTDLADREFGDPLHLLVVPGECHLLEADALVELAGVDREMLEIA; encoded by the coding sequence ATGCTCACCTTCATCGGTCTCGGGCTCTACGACGAACGATCGATCACCGTCGAGGGCCAGGAGGCACTCCGGAACGCCGACCGTGCCTACGCCGAGTTCTACACCAGTAAACTCATCGGGACGACGATCGAGGACCTCGAGGCCCACCACGACCTCGAGATCGAGGTCCGCGACCGCGCGGGCGTCGAACAGGAACCCGACGATATGCTCGAGGCGGCTGAAGAGGAGGACGTTGCCTTCCTGACTGCGGGCGATACGATGATCTCGACGACCCACGTCGATCTTCGCCTGCGCGCTCACGAACGCGGGATCGAGACCCACGTGATCCACGGCGTCACCGCCCAGACCGCCACGAGTTCGCTGACGGGGCTGCAGAACTACCGGTTCGGCAAGGCGACGACGCTGCCGTTTCCCTACGCGCACGGTGCCGACGGTCTCCCAGCGAGCGTAACCGAGACGATCGACGCGAATCGTGCGGACGGCCTGCACACGGTCGTCTACCTCGACATCAAGGTGGGCCACGAGCGTACCGAGGAAGACGAGTACATGACCGCCGACGTCGGCGCTGAACTGCTCGCTGAAGAGTACCCCGACCTCGTCGGCGTCGTCGTCGCCCGCGCGGGCAGCCCCGACCCACAGGTCGAGGCTGGCACGATGACCGACCTCGCCGACCGAGAGTTCGGCGATCCGCTGCACCTGCTCGTCGTCCCCGGCGAGTGTCACCTCCTCGAGGCCGACGCGCTGGTCGAACTCGCAGGTGTGGACCGGGAGATGCTCGAGATCGCCTGA
- a CDS encoding alpha/beta hydrolase — MTRDDTLAGVQSRTIETDRLETHLLESADPDADGDPVVFLHGNVSSSRFFEDRLTDLPESHYAIAPDLRGYGDSETKPVDATNGLGDFAGDLEALFDELGLETPVTLVGWSNGGGAAMRYALENPERVSTLVLVNPLSPYGFGGTKDLEGTPCFDDYAGSGGGTGNDEFVAGLTNRDRGEEGEASPRKILRTYYVDPTHEFDEEREESYLTGMLDTATGDENYPGSAAESENWPGVAPGETGVNNAIAPKYCDLSGITDIDPDEKPPVLWIRGDSDQIVSNESLFDLGTLGRMGQLPDWPGEDVFPPQPMVDQTRAVLEEYADAGGEFEEVVFSNVGHTPHLEVPSEFMGELEGVLE; from the coding sequence ATGACTCGAGACGATACCCTCGCCGGCGTCCAGTCACGTACGATCGAGACCGACCGCCTCGAGACCCACCTCCTCGAGTCGGCCGATCCCGACGCCGACGGCGACCCGGTCGTTTTCCTCCACGGCAACGTCTCCTCCTCCCGTTTCTTCGAGGACCGACTGACCGACCTGCCGGAGAGCCACTACGCTATCGCTCCCGACCTCCGAGGGTACGGCGACAGCGAGACGAAGCCGGTCGACGCGACGAACGGTCTCGGTGACTTCGCAGGCGACCTCGAGGCGCTGTTCGACGAACTCGGCCTCGAGACGCCCGTAACACTCGTCGGCTGGTCGAACGGCGGCGGGGCTGCGATGCGGTACGCGCTCGAGAACCCCGAGCGCGTCTCCACGCTCGTGCTCGTCAACCCGCTCTCACCGTACGGATTCGGCGGGACGAAAGACCTCGAGGGGACACCGTGTTTCGACGACTACGCCGGCTCCGGCGGTGGGACCGGTAACGACGAGTTCGTCGCCGGACTCACGAACCGCGACCGAGGAGAAGAGGGCGAAGCCAGCCCACGGAAGATCCTGCGGACCTACTACGTCGATCCGACCCACGAGTTCGACGAGGAACGCGAGGAGTCGTACCTGACAGGGATGCTCGATACGGCCACCGGCGACGAGAACTACCCCGGATCGGCCGCAGAGAGCGAAAACTGGCCAGGCGTCGCACCCGGTGAGACGGGTGTGAACAACGCGATTGCACCGAAGTACTGTGACCTCTCTGGGATCACGGACATCGATCCGGACGAAAAGCCGCCCGTCCTGTGGATCCGCGGCGACTCCGACCAGATCGTCTCCAACGAGTCGCTGTTCGACCTCGGAACGCTCGGTCGGATGGGGCAACTCCCCGACTGGCCCGGAGAAGACGTCTTCCCGCCACAGCCGATGGTCGACCAGACCCGTGCCGTCCTCGAGGAGTACGCGGACGCCGGCGGCGAGTTCGAGGAAGTCGTCTTCAGCAATGTGGGGCACACGCCACACCTCGAGGTGCCGAGTGAGTTTATGGGAGAACTCGAGGGCGTGCTCGAGTGA
- a CDS encoding isocitrate/isopropylmalate dehydrogenase family protein, whose amino-acid sequence MTHEIAVIPGDGIGQEVTPAAVEVLETLEIDFEFREGDAGDAVQEETGEALPDETYELAASADATLFGAAGETAADVILPLREAVDSFVNVRPAKAYPGIDAVRPETNLVFLRENTEGVYSGHEDRLTDDVATLTRVVTESASRQLAEFACEYVEDNDYDGFTTVHKANVMRETDGLFRDTVADVADENGVETDEVLMDAFATHVCLEPDNFDVVVCPNLAGDVLSDLAAGLVGGLGLLPSANVGPDRGLFEPVHGTAPDIAGEGVANPAAAIISAAMLVEYLGYDEDGAAIREAVETTLEEGPRTPDLGGDASTDDVTEAIVDRL is encoded by the coding sequence ATGACTCACGAGATCGCCGTCATCCCGGGCGACGGAATCGGACAGGAGGTCACGCCAGCAGCCGTCGAGGTGCTCGAAACGCTCGAGATCGACTTCGAGTTCCGCGAGGGTGACGCGGGCGACGCAGTACAGGAGGAGACGGGCGAGGCGTTGCCCGACGAGACCTACGAACTCGCGGCGTCGGCCGACGCGACGCTGTTCGGTGCCGCCGGTGAGACGGCCGCGGACGTGATTCTCCCACTTCGGGAGGCCGTCGACTCGTTCGTCAACGTTCGTCCCGCGAAGGCGTATCCGGGGATCGACGCCGTACGCCCAGAGACTAATCTGGTCTTTTTGCGGGAGAACACCGAGGGCGTCTACTCGGGCCACGAGGACCGCCTGACCGACGACGTCGCGACGCTGACCCGCGTCGTCACGGAGTCGGCCTCTCGGCAACTCGCGGAGTTCGCCTGCGAGTACGTCGAGGACAACGACTACGACGGCTTCACGACCGTCCACAAGGCGAACGTGATGCGGGAGACGGACGGCCTCTTCCGAGACACCGTCGCAGACGTCGCCGACGAGAACGGCGTCGAGACCGACGAGGTACTGATGGACGCGTTCGCGACGCACGTCTGTCTCGAGCCCGACAATTTCGACGTGGTCGTCTGTCCGAACCTCGCGGGTGACGTGCTCTCGGACCTCGCAGCGGGGCTCGTCGGCGGCCTCGGCCTGCTTCCCTCCGCGAACGTCGGTCCCGACCGCGGGCTGTTCGAACCCGTCCACGGAACCGCGCCCGACATCGCCGGCGAGGGCGTCGCCAACCCTGCCGCGGCGATCATCTCGGCAGCCATGCTCGTCGAGTACCTCGGCTACGACGAGGACGGTGCAGCGATTCGCGAGGCCGTCGAGACGACGCTCGAGGAGGGGCCACGCACGCCCGACCTCGGTGGTGACGCCTCGACCGACGACGTGACCGAAGCGATCGTCGACCGACTGTAG
- a CDS encoding S8 family serine peptidase — MSRRSTDLRTGWRLVGIGLVLTLVVLLASSGTLAAGAMADTESVSATGTATDESPHLATGATDGTEPAIDPALENATGEVRVVVQFDDLERDEIPDGEAAIETRQAHANASQEPLERHASETSGVTFERGFWITNAAVVTVDRERADVTELATIDGVSGLYADTEVVASSGTVDGATTAATADAGEEYTEGLETINVPQAWDEFDTRGEGATVVVLDSGVDGDHPDLEVEGWKDFSSTPSDEPVDYDSHGTHVSGIVAGGNASGTQIGVAPEATLVHGAVITDCDEECRGRQSTVLEGIEWAIDQDADVISTSFGWDDYLPSMVQAVENANDAGTVVVAGVGNGGEGTSIAPGNVYDAVGVGASSKTDSVIGFSAGEEIDTADAWGRHALDSWPDSYVAPDVVAPGVGVKGPVPGGDYASRSGTSKATPHVAGTVALMQSATDEELTPDEIQRALRETAWKPDGEPDEPDTRYGHGIIDTRAAIDAVGDHSSVEGTVNDAVTEEPLAEATVEIVAEDGTVAEIETDEDGTFDRFGLAGDEEYTVVVAKEGYETIEETAFVPTDERVMIDVVAAGDGELEVTLRDTHFDAGIEDGTVSLNGSRGIYPGTTLENGTYVVSDVPTDEHYTLEASSDGYEDETRRVAVEDDAATRTVAMTGDATLEVTVESEEEGDPIENASVVLERGDGESYEAANLTDESGQLTVVIPGTGEPYTVEASAPEFASTAVESEPIESEATESVTVVLSEPLLPIPGFGPAAAVIALAAFTLLAMRVDRRD, encoded by the coding sequence ATGTCTCGTCGGTCGACTGATCTCCGGACGGGGTGGCGACTGGTGGGGATCGGACTGGTTCTGACGCTCGTCGTTTTGCTCGCCTCGAGCGGCACGCTGGCGGCTGGAGCGATGGCGGACACGGAGTCCGTCTCGGCTACCGGCACAGCCACGGACGAATCTCCTCACTTGGCCACTGGAGCGACCGACGGAACGGAGCCGGCGATCGATCCCGCTCTCGAGAACGCCACCGGCGAGGTACGCGTCGTCGTCCAGTTCGACGACCTCGAGCGCGATGAGATCCCCGACGGCGAGGCCGCGATCGAGACGCGGCAGGCACACGCGAACGCGAGCCAGGAACCACTCGAGCGGCACGCGAGCGAGACGTCCGGAGTCACGTTCGAACGCGGATTCTGGATCACCAACGCGGCGGTCGTGACGGTGGACCGCGAGCGGGCGGACGTCACGGAGCTGGCGACGATCGACGGCGTGTCCGGCCTGTACGCCGATACCGAGGTCGTCGCCTCGAGTGGAACGGTCGACGGCGCGACGACGGCAGCGACCGCCGACGCCGGCGAGGAGTACACCGAGGGACTCGAGACGATCAACGTCCCGCAGGCGTGGGACGAGTTCGACACGCGCGGCGAGGGCGCGACCGTCGTCGTCCTCGACTCGGGCGTCGACGGCGATCACCCCGATCTCGAGGTCGAGGGCTGGAAGGACTTCTCGAGCACTCCCTCCGACGAACCGGTCGATTACGACAGTCACGGCACGCACGTCTCTGGAATCGTCGCTGGTGGCAACGCGAGCGGGACCCAGATCGGGGTCGCACCGGAGGCGACCCTCGTCCACGGCGCGGTCATCACCGACTGCGACGAGGAGTGTCGCGGCCGCCAGTCGACCGTCCTCGAGGGGATCGAGTGGGCGATCGACCAGGATGCGGACGTGATCAGCACGAGTTTCGGCTGGGACGACTACCTTCCGAGCATGGTGCAAGCGGTCGAGAACGCCAACGACGCCGGCACAGTGGTCGTCGCCGGCGTCGGGAACGGCGGCGAAGGGACCTCGATCGCGCCCGGGAACGTCTACGACGCGGTCGGCGTCGGTGCGAGCAGCAAGACCGACTCGGTCATCGGCTTCTCCGCGGGCGAGGAGATCGACACTGCCGACGCGTGGGGTCGCCACGCGCTCGATAGCTGGCCCGACTCGTACGTCGCTCCCGACGTCGTCGCGCCCGGCGTCGGCGTGAAGGGACCGGTTCCCGGCGGCGACTACGCGTCCCGAAGCGGGACCAGCAAGGCCACGCCACACGTCGCGGGAACGGTCGCGCTGATGCAGTCCGCGACCGACGAGGAGTTGACTCCCGACGAGATCCAGCGCGCGCTCCGGGAGACCGCCTGGAAGCCCGACGGCGAACCCGACGAACCCGATACCCGGTACGGCCACGGGATCATCGACACGCGCGCAGCCATCGATGCAGTCGGCGATCACTCGAGCGTCGAGGGCACCGTCAACGACGCGGTGACCGAGGAACCGCTCGCGGAGGCGACCGTCGAGATCGTCGCCGAGGACGGAACGGTCGCCGAGATCGAGACCGACGAGGACGGCACGTTCGACCGCTTCGGACTCGCGGGCGACGAGGAGTACACCGTCGTCGTGGCGAAGGAAGGATACGAGACGATCGAGGAGACGGCGTTCGTCCCCACCGACGAGCGAGTCATGATCGACGTCGTCGCGGCCGGTGACGGTGAACTCGAGGTCACGCTCAGGGACACTCACTTCGACGCGGGGATCGAAGACGGGACGGTTTCCCTGAACGGCAGTCGCGGAATCTACCCCGGAACGACCCTCGAGAACGGGACCTACGTCGTCAGCGACGTGCCGACGGACGAGCACTATACGCTCGAGGCCAGTTCGGACGGCTACGAGGACGAAACACGACGGGTGGCAGTCGAGGACGACGCGGCGACGAGGACGGTCGCGATGACGGGTGACGCGACGCTCGAGGTCACAGTCGAGAGCGAAGAAGAAGGCGATCCGATCGAGAACGCCTCGGTCGTACTCGAGCGCGGCGACGGGGAATCCTACGAAGCGGCCAATTTGACCGACGAAAGCGGACAGCTGACAGTAGTGATCCCCGGAACGGGCGAACCCTACACGGTCGAAGCCTCGGCACCGGAGTTCGCGTCGACCGCCGTCGAGAGCGAACCGATCGAGAGCGAGGCGACCGAGTCGGTGACGGTCGTCCTCTCCGAGCCGTTGTTACCGATTCCCGGCTTCGGGCCGGCGGCGGCAGTGATCGCGCTGGCAGCGTTCACGCTGCTCGCGATGCGGGTCGATCGGCGGGACTGA
- the leuD gene encoding 3-isopropylmalate dehydratase small subunit, whose product MSADSEVEIPEVDSVSGSGIPIRGNDIDTDQIIPARFMKVVTFDGLGEFAFFDLRFDENDDPKEHPFNEDRFQDSSVMVVNSNFGCGSSREHAPQALMRWGIDAIIGESFAEIFAGNCLALGIPTVTADSETIEELQDWVDENPNEELEIDVEAETVTYGDRTIDVTVDDAQRKALVEGVWDTTALMKSNAGEVRSKAEELPYVEDAAIPEAE is encoded by the coding sequence ATGAGTGCCGATAGCGAGGTCGAGATTCCCGAAGTCGACTCCGTCTCCGGTTCGGGCATCCCGATCCGGGGTAACGATATCGACACCGACCAGATCATCCCGGCGCGCTTTATGAAGGTCGTCACGTTCGACGGCCTGGGCGAGTTCGCCTTTTTCGACCTGCGGTTCGACGAGAACGACGATCCCAAGGAGCATCCGTTCAACGAGGACCGGTTCCAGGACTCGTCGGTGATGGTCGTCAACAGCAACTTCGGCTGTGGCTCCTCCCGCGAACACGCGCCCCAGGCGCTGATGCGCTGGGGGATCGACGCGATCATCGGCGAAAGCTTCGCCGAGATCTTCGCGGGGAACTGCCTCGCGCTCGGCATCCCGACCGTGACGGCCGACAGTGAGACGATCGAGGAACTGCAGGATTGGGTCGACGAGAACCCGAACGAAGAACTCGAGATCGATGTCGAAGCCGAGACGGTCACGTACGGTGATCGGACCATCGACGTCACCGTCGACGACGCCCAGCGCAAGGCACTCGTCGAGGGCGTCTGGGATACGACGGCGCTGATGAAGTCCAACGCCGGCGAAGTCCGCAGCAAGGCCGAGGAACTGCCGTACGTCGAGGACGCGGCGATCCCCGAAGCCGAGTAG
- the leuC gene encoding 3-isopropylmalate dehydratase large subunit, protein MSEGTLYDKVWDRHKVTTLPTGQDQLFIGLHLIHEVTSPQAFGMLRERDLEVAYPELTHATVDHIVPTADQSRPYEEDAAEEMMAELEENVREAGIEFSDPDSGDQGIVHVIGPEQGLTQPGKTIVCGDSHTSTHGAFGALAFGIGTSQIRDVLATGTVAMEKQKVRKIQVDGELGEGVEAKDVILEIIRRLGTEGGVGYVYEYAGEAIENLGMEGRMSICNMSIEGGARAGYVNPDETTYEWLEETDYFQENPEKFEELKPYWESIASDDDAEYDDVVTIDANELEPAVTWGTTPGQGIGITDPIPAPEDLPADKQDTARRAQEHMGVEPGETMDGYEIDVAFLGSCTNARLPDLRRAARIVEDREVHEDVRAMVVPGSQRVQETAEQEGLKDTFEEAGFEWRNAGCSMCLGMNEDQLEGDEACASSSNRNFIGRQGSKDGRTVLMNPRMVAAAAIEGEVTDVRELPEAEVTTV, encoded by the coding sequence ATGAGCGAGGGAACCCTATACGACAAGGTGTGGGACCGCCACAAGGTGACGACGCTGCCGACCGGACAGGACCAGCTGTTCATCGGACTCCACCTCATCCACGAGGTGACCAGCCCGCAGGCGTTCGGCATGCTCAGAGAGCGTGATCTCGAGGTCGCCTACCCCGAACTCACTCACGCGACGGTCGACCACATCGTCCCGACGGCCGATCAGTCCCGACCCTACGAGGAAGACGCCGCCGAGGAGATGATGGCCGAACTCGAGGAGAACGTCCGCGAGGCGGGCATCGAGTTCTCGGACCCAGATAGCGGCGATCAGGGCATCGTCCACGTCATCGGCCCGGAGCAGGGGCTGACCCAGCCTGGCAAGACGATCGTCTGTGGCGACAGTCACACCTCGACTCACGGCGCGTTCGGCGCGCTCGCGTTCGGGATCGGCACGAGCCAGATTCGGGACGTGCTCGCGACGGGCACCGTCGCCATGGAGAAACAGAAGGTCCGGAAGATCCAGGTCGACGGCGAACTCGGCGAGGGCGTCGAGGCGAAAGACGTTATCCTCGAGATCATCCGCCGCCTCGGTACCGAGGGTGGCGTCGGCTACGTCTACGAGTACGCCGGCGAAGCGATCGAAAACCTCGGAATGGAGGGCCGGATGTCGATCTGTAACATGTCTATCGAGGGTGGTGCCCGCGCGGGCTACGTCAACCCCGACGAGACCACCTACGAGTGGCTCGAGGAGACCGATTACTTCCAGGAGAATCCCGAGAAGTTCGAGGAACTGAAACCGTACTGGGAGTCGATCGCGAGCGACGACGATGCCGAGTACGACGATGTCGTGACGATCGACGCGAACGAACTCGAGCCCGCCGTTACCTGGGGTACGACGCCCGGACAGGGGATCGGTATCACGGACCCGATTCCGGCACCCGAAGACTTGCCCGCGGACAAGCAGGACACTGCGCGACGCGCACAGGAACACATGGGTGTCGAGCCCGGTGAGACGATGGACGGCTACGAGATCGACGTCGCCTTCCTCGGCTCCTGTACGAACGCCCGACTGCCCGACCTGCGGCGTGCGGCCCGGATCGTCGAGGATCGCGAAGTCCACGAGGACGTCCGCGCGATGGTCGTCCCCGGCAGCCAGCGCGTCCAGGAGACAGCCGAACAGGAAGGGCTCAAGGACACCTTCGAGGAAGCCGGCTTCGAGTGGCGAAACGCCGGCTGTTCGATGTGTCTCGGCATGAACGAGGACCAGCTCGAGGGCGACGAGGCCTGTGCCTCCTCCTCGAACCGGAACTTCATCGGCCGGCAGGGATCGAAGGACGGCCGTACCGTCCTGATGAACCCGCGGATGGTCGCTGCGGCGGCGATCGAAGGTGAAGTGACCGACGTTCGCGAACTGCCGGAAGCGGAGGTGACCACCGTATGA